Proteins co-encoded in one Pseudophryne corroboree isolate aPseCor3 chromosome 1, aPseCor3.hap2, whole genome shotgun sequence genomic window:
- the LOC134931427 gene encoding probable N-acetyltransferase camello isoform X1, whose product MTDYTIRVYKNRDYNAVRMLFAEGMMEHVPATCAYILKLPRVQFVLFISFITLLLISRSYLLSLISLAVVFTAGRRLLMSEFHQYVEESQRGDLLDIEESYMASNNSCFWVAESGGRVIGMVGVQSVPRSGEVMTLRRLSVAKDRRHQGIARTLCLKVIEFAAQRGFKVVRLETSMIQTASHQLYEKLGFQKTDSKILPSLFGRFANFSIMTYEYGINDD is encoded by the coding sequence ATGACTGACTACACCATTCGAGTCTACAAGAACAGAGACTACAATGCAGTACGCATGCTGTTTGCTGAAGGGATGATGGAACACGTTCCGGCCACCTGTGCCTACATACTGAAGCTTCCCCGAGTCCAGTTTGTTCTCTTCATATCATTTATCACCCTGCTTTTAATATCAAGGTCCTACTTGCTGTCCCTGATCAGTCTGGCCGTTGTGTTCACCGCCGGGCGGCGGCTGTTGATGTCAGAGTTCCACCAGTATGTGGAAGAGAGTCAGCGAGGGGACCTGCTTGACATTGAAGAGTCCTACATGGCAAGCAACAACTCCTGCTTCTGGGTGGCGGAGTCCGGTGGCAGGGTTATAGGTATGGTGGGCGTTCAATCAGTCCCGCGTTCCGGTGAAGTTATGACGCTAAGGCGCTTGTCCGTGGCCAAGGACAGGCGGCACCAGGGCATTGCAAGGACTCTATGTCTGAAAGTGATAGAGTTTGCTGCTCAACGTGGATTCAAGGTTGTGAGGCTGGAGACCTCAATGATACAAACTGCATCTCACCAATTATATGAAAAGCTGGGTTTCCAGAAGACGGATTCCAAGATCCTTCCATCTCTGTTCGGGAGATTCGCAAACTTCTCTATCATGACTTATGAATATGGGATCAACGATGACTAA